The Muricauda sp. SCSIO 65647 genome includes a region encoding these proteins:
- a CDS encoding TerC family protein yields MFEILASPDAWVALITLTFLEIVLGIDNIVFISIAANKLPPKQQRKATNIGLLLAMAQRIILLFAVSFLIGLSNPFYYVKTSWLYVGLSGQAVILFLGGLFLIYKSTSEIHEKVELPEHDEDQIKAKKINTLSKAIVQIIIIDFIFSIDSILTAVGMTNGIGNKPQDALVLMIIAVVISIIIMMVFANGIRKFINKHPSMQLLALAFLILIGFMLIAEAAHLSHAKIFDQEIGAIPKGYLYFAIAFSLLVEFLNMKLRKKQEFVEEKTDIS; encoded by the coding sequence ATGTTTGAAATCCTAGCCAGTCCTGACGCTTGGGTAGCGCTGATCACGTTGACATTTCTTGAAATCGTTCTGGGCATTGACAATATTGTGTTCATATCGATTGCCGCCAATAAACTTCCTCCAAAACAACAACGAAAGGCAACGAACATAGGGCTCTTATTGGCCATGGCACAACGTATCATATTGTTGTTCGCGGTGTCATTCTTAATCGGTTTAAGCAATCCGTTCTATTATGTGAAGACCTCATGGCTGTATGTCGGCTTGAGCGGTCAAGCCGTGATTCTATTCTTGGGCGGACTGTTCCTCATCTACAAAAGCACTTCTGAGATACATGAAAAAGTAGAACTGCCCGAACACGATGAAGATCAAATCAAAGCGAAGAAAATCAATACACTTTCAAAAGCCATCGTTCAAATCATCATTATCGATTTTATCTTTTCAATCGATTCAATCTTAACGGCCGTTGGCATGACCAACGGTATTGGCAACAAACCTCAAGACGCCTTGGTGCTAATGATCATCGCAGTGGTTATTTCAATCATCATCATGATGGTTTTCGCAAATGGTATTCGAAAATTCATCAACAAGCATCCATCGATGCAGCTATTGGCACTTGCTTTTTTAATCCTTATCGGATTCATGTTGATAGCCGAAGCCGCGCACCTTAGCCATGCGAAAATCTTTGACCAAGAAATAGGCGCGATACCAAAAGGGTATCTCTACTTTGCCATTGCCTTTTCTTTGCTGGTCGAGTTTTTGAACATGAAACTACGGAAGAAGCAAGAGTTCGTTGAAGAAAAAACCGATATTTCTTAA